In the genome of Sebastes umbrosus isolate fSebUmb1 chromosome 14, fSebUmb1.pri, whole genome shotgun sequence, one region contains:
- the zgc:103625 gene encoding methyltransferase-like 26 B — MLLSPQAERNWEGLCLVLEDVLEDQSHRQLFALELGSGTGQHVIRFAQKMPFITWQPSDIKEESRDSIKAYTAATHVKNVLQPVHLDASEPWEKWAGLPRNSCDLIVAINLLQYSSFKTAQGVFNGAGQILRQNGLLITYAVYAINGTITPSCNESLDAELRQMNPEWGLPDIDVLRQLAYGNGIRMERMIEMEEYYKCLIFRKL; from the exons ATGCTGCTGTCTCCCCAGGCAGAGAGGAACTGGGAGGGTCTGTGTTTAGTGCTTGAAGATGTGCTGGAGGACCAGTCCCACAGGCAGCTGTTCGCCTTAGAGCTGGGCTCTGGAACTGGGCAGCATGTCATACGCTTTGCCCAGAAGATGCCCTTCATTACCTGGCAGCCATCAGACATCAAAGAGGAGTCTCGGGACAG TATTAAGGCATACACTGCTGCAACCCATGTGAAGAATGTGCTGCAGCCTGTCCACCTTGATGCCAGCGAGCCTTGGGAGAAATGGGCAGGCCTTCCTCGCAACTCCTGTGACCTTATTGTTGCCATTAATTTACTGCAATACAGCTCTTTCAAAACAGCACAG GGTGTTTTCAACGGAGCAGGTCAGATCCTCAGACAAAATGGCCTTTTGATAACATACGCG GTGTATGCTATTAATGGCACCATTACCCCAAGCTGTAATGAAAGCCTGGATGCAGAGCTTCGACAAAT GAATCCAGAGTGGGGTCTTCCAGACATCGATGTGCTGAGACAGCTGGCTTATGGGAACGGGATCCGTATGGAGAGGATG ATTGAGATGGAAGAATACTACAAATGCCTCATCTTCAGaaaactttaa